Proteins encoded within one genomic window of Leucoraja erinacea ecotype New England chromosome 24, Leri_hhj_1, whole genome shotgun sequence:
- the LOC129708946 gene encoding uncharacterized protein LOC129708946 translates to MAGDENKTDPVTLCGDSGAGNQPCGSFKCLNMGLQRWIGFMVLVEMVWQVSATGTGPISREWGEEANLPGWNAREPRQVNEDRFPDCQGRLGQPLLTRHSVIIASPGNSVTLYCKISKDYGALGSVSWSKDGVSIATFRTFAKYQRSDVHRWFVYQNVIMHRDASLVLTQAQEDDEAIYSCRWTTYNYGKCEEETWLLMD, encoded by the exons ATGGCAGGAGATGAGAACAAGACCGACCCCGTCACCCTGTGTGGAGACTCCGGAGCTGGTAACCAACCCTGTGGATCCTTCAAGTGTCT GAACATGGGGCTGCAGAGATGGATAGGATTCATGGTCCTTGTGGAGATGGTGTGGCAAGTCTCCGCAACTGGAACAGGTCCGATCtccagagaatggggagaggaagCAAACTTGCCCGGGTGGAACGCACGGGAGCCTCGGCAGGTCAATGAAGATCGGTTTCCAGACTGCCAGGGCAGGCTAGGTCAGCCTCTCCTAACTAGACATAGTGTGATCATTGCATCTCCGGGTAATTCTGTAACGCTGTACTGTAAAATATCCAAAGATTACGGTGCACTGGGCTCTGTTTCGTGGAGTAAAGATGGTGTTTCCATTGCCACATTTAGGACCTTTGCGAAATATCAAAGGTCTGATGTCCATCGGTGGTTCGTGTATCAAAACGTCATCATGCATCGGGACGCCTCGTTGGTCCTTACACAGGCACAAGAGGACGATGAGGCGATATATTCCTGCCGTTGGACCACTTATAATTATGGGAAGTGTGAAGAAGAGACCTGGCTGTTAATGGATTGA
- the LOC129708931 gene encoding acidic mammalian chitinase-like, with amino-acid sequence MAKLLLGTAVVLLACLQLGSAYRLVCYFTNWAQYRPGEGKYMPQSVDPCLCTHIIYAFAGMRSNQIATYEWNDPKLYKEINSLKNKNANLKTLLSIGGWNFGTQKFTAMVASSGTRQIFIKSVIAFLRGYGFDGLDIDWEYPGSRGSPPVDKHLYTVLAQELMAAFEAEGKSAGKPRLLLSAAVAGGKNNIDTGYEVPQLGQVVDFFNVMTYDFYGPWSHVTGENSPLYPLPNNQDTTNLYFNVEYAMNYWKSKGAPVEKLNVGFPTYGHTFRLTSSSTAVGAPAGGAGPAGKFTRQAGFLAYYEICGFLNGATSEWNAPQDTPYAFKSGIWVGYDNVKSFGDKVAWLKKNNFGGAMVWDLALDDFSGAFCHQGPYPLINTLHSGLGISGACVPSKTTLAPAVPPTDAPSGGGGGGSSGGGGSGFCKGKANGTFADPKDKNKFYQCANGRTYLKSCATGLVFDLSCKCCNWP; translated from the exons ATGGCAAAGCTACTTCTTGGAACAG CGGTGGTTTTACTGGCCTGCCTGCAACTGG GCTCTGCCTACAGGCTGGTATGTTACTTCACCAACTGGGCACAGTACAGACCAGGAGAGGGTAAATACATGCCCCAGAGCGTGGACCCTTGCCTCTGCACACACATCATCTACGCCTTCGCTGGAATGAGGAGCAACCAGATCGCCACCTACGAATGGAATGACCCAAAACTCTACAAGGAGATCAACAGCCTGAAGAACAA GAATGCAAACCTCAAGACTCTGCTGTCCATTGGAGGCTGGAACTTTGGCACCCAGAA ATTCACCGCGATGGTCGCCTCATCAGGAACTCGGCAAATCTTCATCAAGTCAGTCATCGCCTTCCTGAGAGGGTACGGCTTTGACGGTCTGGACATCGACTGGGAATATCCTGGATCTCGAGGAAGTCCTCCCGTTGACAAGCATCTCTACACTGTCCTGGCTCAG GAGCTGATGGCTGCCTTCGAGGCCGAAGGGAAAAGCGCAGGAAAGCCACGACTGCTGCTCTCGGCTGCCGTTGCTGGTGGGAAGAACAACATCGATACTGGCTACGAGGTTCCTCAGCTCGGCCA GGTAGTTGACTTCTTCAACGTGATGACCTACGATTTCTATGGTCCCTGGAGCCACGTTACTGGAGAGAACAGCCCCCTCTATCCCCTGCCTAATAACCAGGATACAACCAACCTCTACTTCAATGTG GAATACGCCATGAACTACTGGAAGAGCAAGGGGGCTCCAGTGGAGAAGTTGAATGTGGGTTTCCCCACCTATGGACACACATTCAGACTGACCTCGTCCAGCACGGCTGTGGGTGCCCCAGCAGGAGGCGCTGGTCCAGCCGGCAAATTCACCCGCCAAGCCGGCTTCCTGGCCTACTATGAG ATCTGCGGGTTCCTGAACGGTGCCACCAGCGAATGGAACGCCCCACAAGACACCCCGTACGCCTTCAAGAGTGGAATATGGGTCGGCTATGACAACGTCAAGAGCTTCGGAGACAAG GTTGCGTGGCTGAAGAAGAACAACTTTGGAGGAGCTATGGTCTGGGATCTGGCTCTGGATGACTTCTCTGGTGCCTTCTGTCACCAGGGACCCTACCCCCTCATCAACACTCTGCACTCTGGCCttggcatctctggag CTTGCGTCCCATCCAAGACAACATTGGCGCCGGCGGTTCCACCTACTGATGCCcctagtggtggtggaggcggtgGCAgcagcggtggtggaggcagtggcTTCTGTAAGGGCAAAGCCAACGGTACCTTCGCTGATCCCAAGGACAAGAACAAGTTCTACCAGTGCGCCAATGGTCGGACCTACCTGAAGAGCTGTGCCACTGGATTAGTCTTCGATTTATCCTGTAAATGTTGCAACTGGCCTTAA